The Mangifera indica cultivar Alphonso chromosome 8, CATAS_Mindica_2.1, whole genome shotgun sequence genome has a window encoding:
- the LOC123223414 gene encoding uncharacterized protein LOC123223414: MEKFLDLAQSLSFDDVADYFSLPLSDAAIRLGVCVSVLKKICRENGLDRWPYRKFLCGKSIEEIKKYAAREKYKQIAEVSKLARQSAVQHQNNNMSKLHGVSSPTNLQQQGSQNTVVGQLQVLLSPSLTKGSMALDEFKFGFPSDGLSTATYKWWSSSSSEGNRSTHVEEAETDEVDKNQFEEKADGSAISIVSNEISGSLKKVTNIDPQGLGLLTAIRKRTVEEGEEALRLGVHKHCKRKLGRKKRLLLLQIFGSSLPKEWVVESS; this comes from the exons ATGGAAAAATTTTTGGATCTGG CTCAATCTCTCTCGTTCGATGACGTCGCTGACTATTTCTCTCTGCCTCTCTCTGACGCCGCTATTCGTCTCG GTGTTTGCGTGAGTGTTCTCAAGAAAATTTGCCGTGAGAACGGCCTTGATCGGTGGCCCTACCGCAAG TTTTTATGTGGCAAGAGCATTGAAGAAATTAAGAAGTATGCTGCTAgagaaaaatacaaacaaattgcTGAGGTTTCAAAGCTTGCTAGGCAAAG TGCTGTGCAACACCAAAACAATAATATGTCTAAATTGCATGGTGTCTCATCACCTACCAATTTGCAGCAACAAGGAAGCCAGAACACTGTAGTTGGACAGCTTCAGGTTTTGCTTAGTCCAAGCCTGACCAAAGGAAGCATGGCtctagatgaatttaaatttggatttccATCAGATGGCTTATCTACTGCTACATATAAATGGTGGAGTAGCAGCAGTTCTGAAGGTAACAGGAGCACTCATGTAGAGGAAGCTGAAACTGATGAAGTAgacaaaaatcaatttgaagaGAAAGCAGATGGCAGTGCCATTTCAATAGTGAGCAATGAGATATCTGGAAGTTTGAAAAAGGTGACTAACATTGATCCTCAAGGTTTAGGTCTGCTGACAGCTATTAGGAAGAGAACTgtagaggaaggagaagaagCACTTCGACTCGGTGTTCATAAGCACTGCAAAAGGAAGCTAGGCAGAAAAAAGAGACTGCTGCTGCTTCAAATATTTGGATCTTCATTGCCTAAAGAGTGGGTAGTTGAGTCATCCTAA
- the LOC123223929 gene encoding probable receptor-like protein kinase At2g42960, whose amino-acid sequence MSSEGSLYTELSKSSLNSELSKKTQFLGLKLWVLIGISVGAFIVLILCILSVWVSFRRKSRQSLDKFALTQIPNVSKEIKVDRVGGQSFKDHPESLFLIQDKSSDRNSEKMHKSTDPDNMSQCSSIYRHEGVYSSQSGEEGSFGTVQKHSSLCYGGLVTASPLVGLPEGSHLGWGHWFTLRDLQLATNRFAAENVLGEGGYGVVYQARLINGTEVAVKKLLNNLGQAEKEFRVEVETIGHVRHKNLVRLLGYCIEGVHRMLVYEYVNNGNLEQWLHGAMRQHGALTWEARMKVILGTAKALAYLHEAIEPKVVHRDIKSSNILIDSEFNAKVSDFGLAKLLDSGESHITTRVMGTFGYVAPEYANTGLLNEKSDIYSFGVLLLEAVTGRDPVDYGRPANEVNLVEWLKMMVGTRRAEEVVDPSLEVKPTARPLKRVLLVALRCVDPDADKRPKMSQVVRMLEADEYPFREDRRNRKSRTASMEIESMKEPTDIESKIGDSEIHMSESTHGQN is encoded by the exons ATGTCGTCTGAGGGTTCTTTATATACTGAATTATCAAAGAGTTCTTTAAATAGTGAATTATCAAAGAAGACACAATTTTTGGGTCTAAAACTATGGGTTTTGATTGGTATATCTGTTGGTGCATTTATAGTTTTGATTCTTTGTATCTTGTCTGTATGGGTTTCATTTAGGAGGAAATCTAGACAATCACTAGATAAGTTCGCCCTCACTCAAATACCCAATGTATCAAAGGAAATCAAGGTTGACAGAGTTGGGGGTCAGAGTTTTAAGGACCACCCTGAAAGTTTATTTCTTATCCAAGATAAATCAAGTGATAGGAATTCAGAGAAAATGCATAAATCAACTGATCCTGATAACATGAGTCAATGCAGTTCTATTTATCGTCATGAGGGGGTATATAGTTCACAGTCAGGGGAAGAAGGAAGCTTTGGGACTGTCCAAAAGCATTCTTCATTGTGTTATGGAGGACTAGTGACAGCTTCTCCATTAGTTGGCTTGCCAGAAGGTTCACATCTTGGATGGGGCCACTGGTTTACTCTTAGAGATCTTCAATTGGCAACAAATCGTTTTGCAGCCGAGAATGTGCTTGGTGAGGGTGGATATGGTGTTGTATACCAGGCTAGACTGATCAACGGAACTGAGGTAGCAGTGAAGAAGCTTCTTAATAATTT GGGACAGGCAGAGAAAGAATTTAGAGTTGAGGTGGAAACTATTGGTCATGTTCGACATAAGAATCTAGTGCGACTTCTAGGCTATTGCATAGAAGGAGTACACAG GATGCTGGTGTATGAATATGTGAACAATGGCAATTTAGAACAATGGTTACATGGGGCTATGCGCCAGCATGGTGCCCTCACTTGGGAGGCCCGTATGAAGGTTATTCTTGGTACTGCCAAGGC GCTTGCGTACTTGCATGAAGCTATAGAGCCTAAAGTAGTTCACCGGGACATTAAGTCAAGTAACATCTTGATAGATAGTGAGTTTAACGCTAAGGTCTCTGATTTTGGCTTGGCAAAGCTGTTGGATTCTGGAGAGAGTCACATAACAACCAGAGTTATGGGAACATTTGG TTATGTGGCACCTGAATATGCTAATACCGGATTGTTAAACGAAAAGAGTGACATTTACAGCTTTGGGGTCCTACTACTCGAAGCAGTTACTGGAAGGGACCCTGTGGACTATGGCCGACCTGCTAATGAG GTTAATCTTGTTGAGTGGCTGAAGATGATGGTGGGGACAAGAAGAGCTGAGGAAGTAGTGGATCCAAGCCTAGAAGTCAAACCCACAGCACGGCCACTAAAACGTGTGCTTCTAGTTGCACTTAGGTGTGTTGACCCTGATGCAGACAAGAGACCCAAAATGAGTCAAGTTGTCCGAATGCTTGAAGCTGACGAATATCCATTTCGTGAG GATCGGAGGAACAGAAAGAGCCGCACAGCAAGTATGGAAATTGAATCCATGAAGGAACCAACTGATATTGAAAGCAAAATAGGAGATTCTGAGATCCATATGTCTGAATCAACTCATGGACAGAACTGA